From one Henningerozyma blattae CBS 6284 chromosome 1, complete genome genomic stretch:
- the LCD1 gene encoding Lcd1p (similar to Saccharomyces cerevisiae LCD1 (YDR499W); ancestral locus Anc_1.63), with amino-acid sequence MSLSNSHNSSFGSDSDDEDEDLLMELSLRPPKSGFTQSGTQVSNATQNIPRTINNSHTKPLTRVIPPQTLPFTTTQPANSRAKTSPPNNTNYNTNNNDSTNNNNNASLLSKFTRAQGEASMLRDKINLINQEKDIERKNHLKDKEEAEKKYQQEIEDLKNQIQSLRDERQFLILDAKRKDLSARTPNNGKTKQPDTQNTSIQGSSSINNHSASTQDTTILASSPMVKKRKKVIEEPPIFVKIVPNRHVGDENALLFDYLIRAKIMGCKFTTLEILNRICFDYIKEFSFKNSNVTFKKGDSIGENYIKLLLEYKKSVVLNKFIDLLLENTALLIQAISVKKNESDDKEARESKLAIPFLLHLMFEIISFRPSAVFPTTIKELYLFICDLIRRNEKVLKKSSNTDSNDLNFIISQIQPAIFQFEFLEILIINYSFDLIEKIMKILQSYKINVIYSFFIEYINESQLADQSNGSNDRDNYNTSNIFLKNLDYLYKISICKSYKPIINVVFNIISILKIFSSILVRLKVLEEQDPKILSSNNDKSILNNLSSGWWLTCTMRLYELLKENTNFEQINNYIEDNETKLTNNCNDQHDGNNENKEINYYFTISKFNDIFSLNRNIGSNLLGEKITSLIDKDKLRGTPNPIHKDDIREIEKDLSFKFKVELWLLKLKDEILTILESLLEIYSPTLIKNVAIDKNSMLIELSKFIANEQEIMITQNLIKDSVNLRDRMDLIEHTLIIIYQILTFHKDEINIEQFKKVEIELVVALSRIIDDRCWKNNDSSNTDVCIGVISNRLNEIKISNEVNLFDDELENMPKYVREEYKAMLKMEEDKINQINYGEHCRRIARSILDSKLDKIISMQDMDSLYVSMGK; translated from the coding sequence aTGTCACTATCCAATTCACATAATTCATCCTTTGGATCTGATTCCGATGACGAAGACGAAGATTTGCTTATGGAGCTTAGTTTAAGACCCCCCAAGTCAGGATTCACCCAGAGTGGTACCCAAGTTTCCAATGCAACTCAAAACATTCCAAGAACGATCAATAATTCTCATACAAAGCCATTAACAAGAGTAATACCTCCCCAGACACTACCTTTCACTACGACCCAACCAGCCAATTCTAGAGCAAAAACCAGTCCTCCAAACAACACCAAttataatactaataataatgacagtactaataataataataacgcCAGCCttttatctaaatttaCCAGAGCTCAGGGGGAGGCAAGTATGCTAAGAGATAAAATAAACTTAATTAATCAAGAAAAGGATATAGAGAGAaagaatcatttaaaagaCAAGGAAGAAGCtgagaaaaaatatcaacaagaaattgaagatcttaaaaatcaaatccAAAGTTTACGAGATGAGAGGCAATTCCTAATATTGGATGCTAAGAGAAAAGATTTAAGCGCTAGAACTCCAAACAATGGGAAAACAAAACAACCTGATACACAAAATACATCTATTCAAGGATCTTCAAGCATTAATAATCATTCTGCATCAACACAAGATACTACCATCTTGGCATCATCGCCAATGGTGAAAAAGAGGAAAAAAGTTATAGAAGAACCTCCAATTTTTGTCAAAATAGTCCCAAATAGACATGTCGGTGATGAAAATGCATTACTTTTTGATTATCTAATTAGAGCAAAGATTATGGGATGCAAATTTACCACCTTGGAGatcttaaatagaatttgtTTTGATTATATCAAGGAATTTAGCTTTAAAAATTCGAATGTTACATTTAAGAAGGGTGACTCAATTGGtgaaaattatatcaagttattattagaatataaaaaatcagTGGTATTAAATAAGTTTATCGATTTATTACTGGAAAATACAGCTCTCCTCATTCAAGCCATTTCAgttaagaaaaatgaaagtGATGATAAAGAAGCACGAGAAAGTAAATTAGCTATCCCATTTTTGCTTCATTTAAtgtttgaaattattagcTTTAGACCTAGTGCTGTATTTCCTACtacaattaaagaattatatcTATTCATTTGCGATTTAATTAgaagaaatgaaaaagtaCTAAAAAAGTCAAGCAATACTGATtctaatgatttaaattttattatttctcaAATTCAGCCTGcaattttccaatttgaattcttagaaattttaattattaattattcttttgatttaattgaaaaaatcatgaaaatattacaaagttataaaattaatgtcatatattcatttttcattgaatatataaatgaaaGCCAACTAGCTGATCAAAGTAACGGATCCAATGACAGagataattataatactagtaatatttttttaaaaaatttggattatctttataaaatatcaatttgtAAATCCTATAAACCTATTATTAATGTggttttcaatattatttcaatattaaaaatattttcttccaTTTTAGTAAGATTAAAAGTATTAGAAGAGCAAGatccaaaaattttatcttctaataatgaCAAGAGCATACTTAATAATCTATCATCTGGATGGTGGCTTACATGTACCATGAGATTATATGAACTATTAAAggaaaatacaaatttcGAGCAaatcaataattatatCGAAGATAATGAAACTAAACTAACAAATAACTGTAACGATCAGCATGATGGtaataatgaaaacaaagaaataaattattattttactaTTTCGAAATTTAATGACATTTTCAGTTTAAATAGAAACATTGGTAGCAACTTACTAGGTGAGAAGATAACCagtttaattgataaagaCAAATTAAGGGGTACTCCAAATCCGATTCATAAAGATGATATTAGAGAAATTGAGAAAGATTtaagttttaaatttaaagtaGAATTATggcttttaaaattaaaagatgaaattcTAACAATTTTGGAAAGCTTATTGGAAATTTATTCCCCTACCTTAATCAAGAACGTAGCTATTGATAAGAATTCCAtgttaattgaattaagtAAATTTATTGCCAATGAACAAGAAATAATGATTACTCAAAACCTTATAAAAGACTCTGTAAATTTAAGAGATAGGATGGATTTAATTGAACATAcgttaataataatatatcaaatattaacatTTCATAAAGATGAGATCAATATCGAACAGTTTAAGAAAGTAGAAATTGAATTAGTGGTTGCATTAAGTCGTATTATTGATGATCGTTGttggaaaaataatgattcttCAAACACAGATGTCTGTATAGGCGTAATCTCAAACCgattaaatgaaataaaaattagtAATGAAGTTAATCtatttgatgatgaattagaaaatatgcCTAAATATGTAAGAGAAGAATATAAGGCTATGCTTAAAATGGAGGAGGATAAGattaatcaaataaattatggTGAGCATTGTAGAAGAATTGCAAGAAGCATTCTGGATAGTAAATTGGATAAAATCATATCTATGCAAGATATGGATTCATTATATGTCAGTATGGGGAAGTGA
- the TBLA0A05250 gene encoding 60S ribosomal protein eL37 (similar to Saccharomyces cerevisiae RPL37B (YDR500C) and RPL37A (YLR185W); ancestral locus Anc_1.62), producing MGKGTPSFGKRHNKSHTLCNRCGRRSFHVQKKTCASCGYPAAKTRSYNWGAKAKRRHTTGTGRMQYLKHVSRRFKNGFQSGVPKAASA from the exons ATGGGTA AGGGTACTCCTTCTTTCGGTAAGCGTCACAACAAATCCCACACTTTGTGTAACAGATGTGGCCGTCGTTCATTCCACGTTCAAAAGAAGACCTGTGCTTCTTGTGGTTACCCAGCTGCTAAGACCAGATCTTACAACTGGGGTGCTAAGGCTAAGAGAAGACACACTACCGGTACCGGTAGAATGCAATATTTGAAACATGTCTCCAGAAGATTCAAGAATGGTTTCCAATCTGGTGTTCCAAAGGCTGCTTCTgcttaa
- the TBLA0A05200 gene encoding uncharacterized protein (similar to Saccharomyces cerevisiae PSP1 (YDR505C) and YLR177W; ancestral locus Anc_1.55) encodes MSVPGTSPCPSPCPSQSLVMQPSQPLTPHASMAAPQHSLVPQTSLSDLPRSLHASLQATPHFPSQFPPRSAPSVSHHTSRKNSAPGFSPRFVLFDPSSHGEMLPPSSSSQQQQQQQQQQQQQQQQQQQQSQAQQFAYGGATGRRSSYIADSLIHNYNPRRRSIFDPTDDSLPPNVLPQMGQQVSDNSYSMTDGVSSSVSSNASSGVSSGAFSSPSPRLRQLYTECGTNYFAAQPSCQFVDNLQSRMMNSNDSVSKFLSFLRSCNLNYFSQPTSHLAQSQQQSPFRDHTYRPLCLVTLKNGKLELLSIPSDSNVSMQRGDLVIIDGDRGKDLAYVVQPTVDLDLALVINFLKKKVHFDSLITSQSQHHPNHSFINDLIESIKFQNGKLNSRLYDVIELTQLVVPSKQVLRFASTWEVSTNLHNKFQDELKALQIAQLKLQTLNNNVNSNSNGNHHNLNIQILSSEFQFDRKKLTFYYICQERNDFRDLIKELFKFYKARIWLCAIPNNLNIYENHYKNKRLELQMYHKMMENYANDDPLSSNGIVAPSLNHLKLDEFQIAVYEELVNALFQHNEQQTS; translated from the coding sequence AAGCCTTGTTATGCAACCGTCACAACCTTTAACACCCCATGCCTCAATGGCCGCCCCTCAGCATTCGCTAGTCCCCCAGACCTCACTTTCTGACCTACCACGTTCTCTACATGCTTCACTCCAGGCCACCCCACATTTCCCGTCGCAATTTCCTCCTCGAAGTGCTCCTTCTGTTAGCCATCATACATCTAGAAAAAATTCAGCACCTGGGTTTAGCCCAAGGTTTGTACTCTTTGACCCTAGTTCACATGGTGAGATGCTGCCgccatcatcatcatcacaacagcaacagcaacagcaacagcaacagcaacagcaacagcaacagcaacagcaacaatCACAGGCTCAGCAATTTGCATATGGTGGTGCCACTGGACGTCGTTCTTCTTATATTGCCGATAGTTTAATTCATAATTATAACCCGCGCCGTAGATCGATATTTGATCCTACAGATGATAGTTTGCCTCCAAATGTGTTGCCTCAAATGGGCCAGCAAGTATCAGACAATTCATATTCTATGACTGATGGTGTTTCCAGCAGTGTTTCCAGTAATGCTTCGTCTGGTGTCTCCTCAGGCGCCTTTTCATCTCCTTCACCACGATTGCGTCAATTATATACTGAATGTGGTACCAATTATTTTGCTGCTCAACCCTCCTGCCAGTTTGTAGACAATTTACAATCAAGAATGATGAATTCTAATGATTCAGTATCTAAATTTCTATCATTTTTACGAAGTtgtaatttgaattatttttcacaGCCAACTTCTCATTTGGCTCAATCCCAACAACAATCTCCGTTTAGAGATCATACGTATCGTCCCCTGTGTTTAGTGACACTTAAGAATGggaaattagaattattatctataCCTAGTGATTCTAATGTATCCATGCAAAGAGGTGATTTGGTGATAATAGACGGTGATAGAGGTAAAGATTTAGCATATGTCGTACAACCTACTGTAGATTTGGATCTAGCACTGGTTATcaatttcttgaaaaaaaaagtgcATTTTGATTCTCTCATCACGTCTCAATCTCAACATCATCCAAACCATTCATTCATTAACGATCTTATAGAATCTATTAAATTCCAAAACggtaaattaaattcaagACTCTATGATGTGATAGAATTAACTCAATTAGTCGTACCATCCAAACAAGTACTTAGATTTGCATCGACTTGGGAAGTCTCTACAAATTTACATAATAAATTCcaagatgaattaaaagCATTACAAATTgctcaattgaaattacaaACTTTAAATAACAATGTAAATTCCAATTCCAATGGGAATCATCATAATTTAAACATTCAAATCCTAAGTTCGGAATTCCAATTCGATaggaaaaaattaactttTTATTACATTTGTCAAGAGCGTAATGATTTTAGAGATTTGATTAAAgaattgtttaaattttataaagCAAGAATTTGGTTATGTGCTATacctaataatttaaatatttatgaaaatcattataaaaacaaaaggTTGGAATTACAAATGTATCATAAAATGATGGAAAATTATGCAAATGATGATCCTTTGTCTTCCAATGGTATAGTAGCGCCTtctttaaatcatttgaaattagatgaatttcaaattgCGGTGTACGAAGAATTGGTTAATGCATTGTTTCAACATAACGAGCAACAAACAAGCTAG
- the LPP1 gene encoding phosphatidate phosphatase LPP1 (similar to Saccharomyces cerevisiae LPP1 (YDR503C); ancestral locus Anc_1.57), translating into MQQTKRHEFLKYIYQFIVYYSLIAFSFAIFATTEFYSTPRYQDKKFQLTNKHISKSYVSNEVISGKQLLVLCTIPGLLIIVLQCFFGNLSNQLKFTKGENLKPYFISKKLHFLHLSLIAFVLILNLNGAVTNVLKLVIGNLRPDFIARCMPDPNLTTDLNVWYNLQVCTQPNKAILFEGLKSTPSGHSSFVTCSLGFLYFWQKKFINGPNWRNLWCIIIPIIVMVSRLTDHRHHWYDVLFGSSIGGLVIYICWSRLLKPIDPYEAENQEMETMV; encoded by the coding sequence ATGCAACAAACTAAGCGCCATGAATTTctgaaatatatttaccaatttattgtttattattctcTAATTGCTTTTAGTTTTGCTATATTTGCAACTACTGAATTTTATTCTACTCCAAGATAtcaagataaaaaattccaattaacaaataaacaTATTTCTAAAAGTTATGTCTCTAATGAAGTCATTTCAGGGAAACAATTACTGGTTTTATGTACAATTCCAGGGCTTCTTATAATTGTTTTGCAATGCTTTTTCGGTAATCTatcaaatcaattgaaatttacaaaaggtgaaaatttaaaaccaTATTTCATTAGTAAGAAATTACATTTCTTACATTTGAGTTTAATAGCGTTTGTACTCATCTTAAACCTTAATGGGGCCGTTACAAATGTCTTAAAATTGGTTATTGGGAATCTACGACCAGATTTCATTGCTCGTTGTATGCCAGATCCCAACTTAACAACAGATTTGAATGTTTGGTATAATTTACAAGTCTGTACACAGCCAAATAAAGCCATCTTATTTGAAGGGTTAAAGAGTACACCAAGTGGTCATTCAAGTTTTGTCACTTGTTCCTTGGGGTTCCTTTATTTTtggcaaaaaaaattcatcaatgGCCCAAATTGGCGTAATTTATGGTGTATTATAATACCAATCATCGTCATGGTTTCAAGATTAACAGATCACAGACATCACTGGTATGATGTCTTGTTTGGTTCTTCTATAGGTGGATTAGTCATATATATCTGTTGGTCGCGTCTATTGAAACCAATTGATCCATATGAAGCAGAAAATCAAGAAATGGAAACAATGGTTTAA
- the TBLA0A05240 gene encoding uncharacterized protein (similar to Saccharomyces cerevisiae PLM2 (YDR501W) and TOS4 (YLR183C); ancestral locus Anc_1.61) — translation MASQFPPSSPIGARNYTFDSHATGSNENMNSSYIQSPLPLKKPLDFAVQTKYSHKKMTSKSGFKEKVVPLLLDELTSLNNNNNNNNNNNSNNNDYPTPNPSSTIGNSSPISKQYNYQSSPVHSNPTSFNNLSPIKKSPTFNFKKIESNLFQLNLDPLDSTNLFIGRKSKQVDITLPSKKNISRKHAIVSYSKLNNKITLKCLGLNGLIITLPKKLSCNLIKRNLNKEIYELSTAPLLNIFSEDTKQNSTVTEKPLVRSRDVTSFVLLKDETVIIPYIKNTIVDFRQIKISISLSDESHLISKIDNDSISDTTENTVSVTNGEVTNKLKANYDCRKNLYNDIINSPITSSPMAGSVPLKRTIADPQFSSPPALLKRNKHTSLSANSSIDTSSLSSLPVSPIKYTSSNSNIISPFNSVDRSRAPSPKLNNVIEPKDTNIASITPIPSFDLTKKKKKVPTVSASSIILSKNIKPNQNLKESSADLLTRKLMEPSNSLKKADSIKQLKQEKAKPQSSLLSNSSSSSLLPPIQQTIKAKSQDRPTPRIETSKTPIKSKLENDIKTLKRHAIDELTQNTRKDKDTHLLVHDKNAKKESSINSKSITTPIISNTDTKKNPSVKVKKSNEEIISEMEKSGVVIEDLQNILINYLAYGNVQQIPLFQLAKVNKQIATLKRSQVRALLAKSSNCIGVIYRSGKDAAGKPLDEEYYYDLENDSNQERRNLVLSLKGGRTGLRSCRKTHKQYFWKKPK, via the coding sequence ATGGCTAGTCAATTTCCTCCTTCATCTCCAATTGGCGcaagaaattatacattTGATAGTCATGCTACTGGTAGTAATGAAAACATGAATAGTTCTTACATACAAAGCCCATTACCTTTAAAGAAACCATTAGATTTTGCCGTTCAAACCAAATATAGtcataaaaaaatgacTAGTAAATCTGGCttcaaagaaaaagttGTTCCATTGCTATTAGATGAATTGACTTctttaaacaataataataataataataataataataatagtaataacaaTGATTATCCAACTCCAAACCCTTCTTCTACTATTGGGAATTCTTCTCcaatttcaaaacaatATAACTATCAGTCTTCTCCAGTTCATTCTAACCCAacatcatttaataatttgtcTCCAATTAAGAAGTCACCCacctttaattttaaaaaaatagaatctaatttatttcaattgaacTTAGACCCTTTGGATTCAACTAACTTATTCATTGGTAGAAAATCGAAGCAGGTTGATATTACTTTAccaagtaaaaaaaatatttcgaGAAAGCATGCTATCGTCtcatattcaaaattgaataaCAAGATTACCTTGAAATGTTTAGGTTTAAATGGGTTAATCATTACTTTACCAAAGAAATTGTCTTGTAATctaattaaaagaaatttaaacaaagaaatttaTGAATTATCAACTGCaccattattaaatatctttAGTGAAGatacaaaacaaaactCTACTGTCACCGAGAAACCATTAGTTAGATCTCGCGATGTCACATCTTTTgttcttttaaaagatgaaacTGTAATTATACcttatattaaaaatacaatcGTTGATTTTagacaaataaaaatttcaatatcattatctGATGAAAgtcatttaatttcaaaaattgataatgattctaTTTCTGACACTACAGAGAATACAGTATCTGTTACAAATGGCGAAGTCactaataaattaaaggCTAATTATGATTGCAGAAAAAATCtatataatgatattattaacagCCCAATCACTTCATCTCCAATGGCTGGAAGTGTGCCACTGAAGAGAACAATTGCAGATCCTCAATTTTCTTCCCCACCTGCATTATTAAAGAGAAATAAGCATACTAGTCTGTCTGCTAATTCTTCTATTGATACTTCATCACTTTCTTCTTTACCTGTATCTCcaataaaatatacttcatccaattcaaatattatttctcCATTCAATTCTGTCGATAGATCAAGAGCACCTTCTCctaaattgaataatgtTATAGAACCAAAAGATACAAATATCGCTTCAATTACCCCTATTCCAAGTTTtgatttaacaaaaaagaaaaagaaagttCCAACAGTTTCAGCTTCttctataatattatcaaaaaatataaaaccGAATCAAAATCTAAAAGAATCCTCTGCAGATCTATTAACTAGAAAATTAATGGAACCAagtaattctttaaaaaaggCTGATTCTATAAAGCAGCTAAAACAAGAGAAGGCTAAACCTCAGTCATCGTTACTATCGAATTCTTCCTCATCATCTCTTTTACCTCCTATACAGCAAACCATCAAAGCTAAATCTCAAGATAGACCAACTCCAAGAATTGAAACTTCTAAAACTCCAATCAAGTccaaattagaaaatgatattaaaacatTAAAACGTCATGCCATTGATGAACTAACACAGAACACAAGAAAGGATAAGGATACCCATCTTTTAGTTCATGATAAAAATGCCAAAAAAGAATCATctattaattctaaatcaaTTACCACTCCAATCATTAGCAACACAGACACTAAAAAGAATCCATCTGTCaaagttaaaaaatctAACGAAGAAATTATATCAGAAATGGAAAAATCCGGAGTTGTTATTGaagatttacaaaatattctaatcAACTATTTGGCTTATGGTAATGTCCAGCAAATTCCATTATTCCAACTAGCTAAAGTGAATAAGCAAATCGCAACTTTAAAGAGATCACAAGTGCGTGCATTATTGGCAAAATCATCCAACTGTATTGGTGTAATTTATCGTAGCGGTAAAGATGCAGCAGGGAAACCTCTTGATGAAGAGTATTATTACGATTTGgaaaatgattcaaatcAAGAGAGAAGAAATTTGGTTTTATCATTGAAAGGTGGGCGTACAGGTTTAAGATCTTGTAGAAAAACTCATAAACAATATTTCTGGAAAAAGccaaaataa
- the TBLA0A05210 gene encoding YbhB/YbcL family Raf kinase inhibitor-like protein (similar to Saccharomyces cerevisiae TFS1 (YLR178C); ancestral locus Anc_1.56) — MMHALDASQASVEGLAKHDILKDVIKDINFKPWGYITGQFSVNAPISMGNTLDIEETKLRPQLQFVADPKESGIPKINDSDLFTLVMTDPDAPSRTDKKWSEFCHYIEGDIKLLQENQHTTGGVVTDPQFFATSIANGNVLQSYHPPGPPKGTGKHRYVLILYKQPPRTSSSQFTKVTGRPNWGYGTPATGVHKWATENKLEPIAANFFLVQQP; from the coding sequence ATGATGCACGCATTAGACGCTTCGCAAGCTTCTGTAGAAGGATTAGCAAAACACgacattttaaaagatgtCATTAAGGATATCAACTTTAAACCTTGGGGGTATATCACTGGTCAATTTAGTGTTAATGCCCCAATAAGTATGGGTAATACTTTAGATATTGAAGAGACAAAATTGAGACCACAGTTACAATTTGTTGCTGATCCAAAGGAGAGTGGTATTCCCAAGATTAATGACAGTGATCTATTCACTTTGGTAATGACTGATCCAGATGCTCCTTCTAGAACTGATAAGAAGTGGTCTGAGTTCTGTCACTACATTGAAGGTGATATTAAGCTATTGCAAGAAAATCAACATACTACTGGTGGTGTAGTTACTGATCCTCAATTTTTTGCTACTAGCATTGCAAACGGGAATGTACTACAATCGTATCATCCACCTGGTCCACCAAAGGGTACAGGCAAGCATAGATATGTATTGATCCTATATAAACAGCCACCTCGTACTTCAAGTAGCCAATTTACAAAAGTTACTGGAAGACCTAATTGGGGGTATGGGACTCCTGCTACCGGTGTTCATAAATGGGCCactgaaaataaattagaacCAATTGCTGCTAATTTTTTCCTAGTTCAACAACCTTGA
- the VTA1 gene encoding Vta1p (similar to Saccharomyces cerevisiae VTA1 (YLR181C); ancestral locus Anc_1.59), with protein sequence MVLAPSVQRVINRAIEFDNANLPIISYYLRLYSIEQILRLSDRGDEENIKCGELLDTIETFKKEINDTEHDNEGLTILVNDQSKARIYLINFTISLYNKLLGQIKEGPWDNDLKNGLWCSIDLFNSIMHLWQKDLNEETEGALKKRTKICKLYISKLAKGELGAPSKSDEIETKSVTATIKENSMDKDQNLADMDKETPEINQNNDEASIENLKFNGNADISDQSDQSDNDADVNEEQDENESEPPTFLPDTPSFDPTEAKLDHENDSDIKDGPNEFNFKEHISGISNDENDESVDSEAISHTDISLPVAPSSVPTFIDENADDIDDEALRKLREQALRVTQNDSDSSSDDVDEVSDDNDETNISSRNDTKKEEELVHPVLTKEDMEHMMDRASKIERVQRLAKYVVSALNYEDIPTAKDELKRALAILDAL encoded by the coding sequence ATGGTATTGGCTCCCAGTGTTCAGCGTGTAATTAATAGAGCAATTGAGTTTGATAATGCAAACCTGCCCATCATTAGTTATTATCTGAGActttattcaattgaacAGATTTTGCGCTTATCTGATCGTGGTGATGaggaaaatataaaatgtggtgaattattagatacTATTGAGAcctttaaaaaagaaatcaaTGATACAGAACATGATAATGAAGGTTTAACAATATTGGTTAACGACCAATCAAAGGcaagaatatatttgataaatttcaCTATTTCACTGTATAATAAGTTATTGGGGCAAATTAAAGAAGGACCCTGGgataatgatttgaaaaatggtCTTTGGTGTTCAATTGacttatttaattcaattatgCATTTATGGCAAAAAGATCTTAATGAAGAAACAGAAGGGGCATTAAAGAAACGTACcaaaatttgtaaattatatattagtAAGCTTGCTAAAGGGGAATTAGGTGCGCCAAGTAAGTCAGATGAAATAGAAACGAAAAGTGTTACAGCtacaattaaagaaaatagtaTGGATAAAGATCAAAATTTAGCTGATATGGATAAAGAGACTCCAGAAATcaatcaaaataatgatgaagcATCCAtcgaaaatttaaaattcaatGGTAATGCTGATATAAGTGATCAGAGTGATCAAAGTGATAACGATGCTGATGTTAATGAAGAgcaagatgaaaatgagaGTGAACCGCCAACATTTTTACCAGATACCCCATCGTTTGATCCGACTGAAGCAAAATTGGATCATGAAAATGATTCAGATATAAAGGATGGTCCgaatgaatttaattttaaagaacATATATCTGGTATTAgcaatgatgaaaatgatgaaagtGTAGACAGTGAAGCTATATCACATACTGATATATCTCTACCAGTTGCACCTTCATCTGTGCCAACATTTATCGATGAAAACGCGGATGATATCGATGATGAAGCTCTGAGAAAGTTAAGGGAGCAAGCTCTTCGTGTAACACAAAATGACAGTGATAGTAGTAGTGACGATGTTGATGAAGTGTCcgatgataatgatgaaactAATATTTCCTCCAGAAATGATACAAAGAAAGAAGAGGAGTTAGTTCATCCAGTATTGACTAAAGAAGATATGGAACATATGATGGATCGTGCTAGCAAGATTGAAAGGGTTCAAAGGTTGGCCAAGTACGTTGTCAGTGCATTAAACTACGAAGACATTCCTACTGctaaagatgaattaaaacGAGCATTGGCAATATTGGACGCTCTATGA